A segment of the Candidatus Polarisedimenticolia bacterium genome:
CTCACGAGCGCGGAGAGCCGCGAGAACCAGGCGATCGTCGACTATAATAAGTCGCTCGTGGAGCTGGACCGGGTGCTCGGAATCCTGCTCGACACGAGGAACATCACCATCGCGGAATGAGTCGCTCCCCTTCTCGGGCGCCTGAGTGAACGGACCCGCCGAGCCGGCGGCCCCGCCGCCCGGCGATCTCGGACCCCTGCAGGCCCTCGGCCGCGTGGCGAGAATCTTCTACGCGCCGCGAGCCGCCAGCGCCGAGATCCGGGAGCGGCCCAACTGGGTCTTCCCCCTCCTCCTGTCGGTCCTGTTCTCCTTCCTGTTGTGGGGGGCGCTGTTCGCCCGTCCCGAATGGCAGCAAGCCCTGCGACAATCGATCGCCGCGGCTCCCGCGAAGCTCGGGGAGCTCGAGAAGGTGCAGACTCTCAAGGCGATGCAGGTCGCCGCCACGGTCATGGCGCTCGCGGCCCCGATCCTCGGCAACCTCTTCCTGGCCATGCTGCTCTGGGGCATCGCCACGTTGCGCGAGGGGAAGGCCCCCTTCGTGACCGTCTTCTCGTTCGAAGTCCACGCGCAGATGGTGACCGTCGTGCCCCAGGCGATCGGACTGGGCGTTCTCGTGGCCAGCCGGGGCGGGAGTCTCGCCGACGCCGGCAGCGGCATCCCTTTCAGCCTCGCCAGCCTTCTCCCCG
Coding sequences within it:
- a CDS encoding YIP1 family protein, with translation MNGPAEPAAPPPGDLGPLQALGRVARIFYAPRAASAEIRERPNWVFPLLLSVLFSFLLWGALFARPEWQQALRQSIAAAPAKLGELEKVQTLKAMQVAATVMALAAPILGNLFLAMLLWGIATLREGKAPFVTVFSFEVHAQMVTVVPQAIGLGVLVASRGGSLADAGSGIPFSLASLLPAAGVPAAARGLASAVDLFSVWYWALVLVGLPIVTSVPARRLRFPILVLWLASVIARAVTLTLAVSQP